A single window of Paenibacillus sp. FSL H8-0537 DNA harbors:
- the fabI gene encoding enoyl-ACP reductase FabI, with product MSGLMNNKKIVVMGVANERSIAWGIAKSLHREGAQLIFTYRKERSFEKLKGLLAQTGITPLLTVSCDVLDDESISAAFAHIKEQAGSIDGIVHSLAFSDKDELKGEYLETSREGYLLAQNSSAFSLVAIAKQAKGVMSEGGSIVTQSYIGAERVVKNYNVMGVAKAALEASVRYLAEDLGKYNIRVNAVSAGPIKTLSAKGVSGFNEIMQTIEERAPLRRNIDQEEVGDATLFLLSHLSRGITGEVLHVDAGYHILGL from the coding sequence TTGTCTGGATTGATGAACAACAAAAAAATCGTAGTAATGGGCGTCGCGAATGAACGCAGCATTGCTTGGGGAATCGCCAAGTCGCTGCATCGGGAAGGGGCTCAGCTTATTTTTACATACAGAAAGGAACGTTCATTCGAGAAGCTGAAGGGTTTGCTTGCACAGACAGGCATTACTCCACTGCTGACAGTATCCTGCGACGTATTGGATGATGAAAGCATAAGCGCAGCTTTTGCCCATATTAAAGAGCAGGCCGGAAGCATTGACGGAATCGTGCATTCGCTTGCTTTTTCGGATAAAGATGAGCTTAAGGGCGAATACCTGGAAACCTCGCGTGAAGGCTATCTGCTGGCGCAAAATTCCAGTGCTTTTTCGCTTGTGGCGATCGCTAAGCAGGCGAAAGGCGTAATGTCCGAAGGCGGTAGCATCGTTACCCAATCCTATATCGGCGCAGAGCGCGTAGTGAAAAATTATAATGTCATGGGCGTTGCCAAGGCAGCGCTTGAAGCAAGCGTACGATATTTGGCCGAGGATCTTGGCAAATATAATATTCGGGTCAATGCCGTTTCTGCAGGGCCGATCAAAACATTATCCGCAAAAGGTGTGTCCGGCTTTAACGAAATCATGCAAACGATTGAGGAGCGGGCGCCGCTGCGCCGCAACATTGATCAGGAAGAAGTGGGCGACGCGACGCTATTCCTTCTTAGTCATCTGTCACGCGGCATAACTGGCGAAGTGCTGCATGTCGATGCAGGCTATCACATATTGGGCTTGTAA
- a CDS encoding uracil-DNA glycosylase, translating to MTEQERKNCMKCRYYYVTWDPGAPRGCRAFGFKSQAMPSQVVLASSGKPCLNFEAKEKG from the coding sequence ATGACAGAGCAGGAGCGCAAAAATTGCATGAAATGCCGCTATTATTATGTAACTTGGGACCCCGGCGCGCCAAGAGGCTGCAGGGCATTCGGTTTTAAATCGCAGGCGATGCCAAGCCAAGTTGTACTGGCTTCCTCCGGGAAGCCTTGCCTGAACTTTGAAGCTAAGGAAAAAGGATAA
- a CDS encoding GNAT family N-acetyltransferase has protein sequence MNTRMTTPELVEQVENSELVYMLDRMKAIQEREHNPMGIALQRFGPAVAIASREMPWPQFNTVKGFGFAGTAQLDEVLKWYKEQGGSPQFEIVPSRIDGETLLALAKQGFYQSGFHASMAGSIAEQAGMRSEEGHTGVVVRRLGEHEVDLYAELHALGSGLPIAGKNHIADNNRMLFNREGWQFYAAEIDHIAVGVGVMHIHEHIASLTFAATLPEYRKRGVQAALIAARLRAAAQAGCILMVGQAGYCSSSHRNMQRAGMSLCYTRSTWSRLPSM, from the coding sequence TTGAATACTCGTATGACTACCCCCGAGCTTGTGGAGCAAGTTGAGAACTCCGAGCTTGTATACATGCTGGATCGAATGAAGGCCATTCAGGAACGGGAGCATAATCCGATGGGGATAGCGCTTCAGCGCTTCGGCCCAGCAGTGGCTATTGCGAGCCGAGAAATGCCATGGCCGCAATTTAATACGGTTAAAGGCTTTGGCTTTGCAGGCACAGCACAGCTGGATGAAGTGCTAAAATGGTATAAAGAGCAGGGCGGGAGTCCGCAATTCGAGATCGTGCCTTCGCGTATAGATGGGGAGACGCTGCTGGCGCTGGCCAAGCAAGGTTTTTATCAGTCGGGCTTTCATGCGAGTATGGCAGGAAGCATCGCTGAACAAGCAGGCATGAGGTCGGAGGAAGGTCACACGGGCGTTGTCGTACGCAGGCTGGGTGAGCACGAGGTTGATCTTTACGCAGAGCTGCATGCGCTGGGCAGCGGGCTGCCGATTGCTGGAAAAAACCACATTGCGGATAATAACCGCATGCTGTTCAACCGGGAAGGCTGGCAGTTTTATGCTGCTGAGATTGATCATATCGCTGTTGGGGTTGGCGTCATGCATATACATGAACATATCGCTTCCCTTACATTTGCCGCAACATTGCCGGAGTATCGCAAGCGAGGTGTTCAAGCGGCGTTAATTGCAGCGCGCTTGCGTGCTGCTGCCCAAGCGGGCTGCATCCTCATGGTCGGACAAGCCGGCTATTGCTCTAGCAGTCATCGAAATATGCAGCGCGCCGGCATGAGCCTTTGTTATACGCGAAGTACATGGAGCAGACTTCCCTCTATGTAA
- a CDS encoding HAD family phosphatase, whose product MKAFIFDMDGVIIDSEPLHFDVDMETMEHLGFKVTQNGLEKYVGMTNPAMWRLIRVEYGIKQTVEEIISYQLRRKIEELHARDFAPMEGIESLLAELKLRNLPIALASSSPRIFIEEVLRKFDIADYFASIVSGEEVPSGKPAPDVYLEAALQLGVSPADCVVLEDSRNGVIAAKEAGMRCIGYINIHSGDQDLSRADWIVKAIKDIPLSQL is encoded by the coding sequence CTGAAAGCATTTATTTTCGACATGGATGGTGTCATTATTGATAGTGAGCCGCTGCATTTTGACGTGGATATGGAAACGATGGAGCATTTGGGCTTCAAAGTGACGCAGAACGGCCTAGAAAAATACGTGGGCATGACCAATCCGGCTATGTGGCGTCTTATTCGCGTGGAATATGGCATTAAACAGACGGTGGAGGAGATCATTTCTTACCAGCTGCGGCGAAAAATAGAGGAGCTTCACGCTCGTGATTTTGCGCCAATGGAGGGGATTGAGTCCCTTCTTGCCGAGCTAAAGCTGCGGAACCTTCCAATCGCTCTAGCCTCTTCCTCACCGCGGATTTTTATTGAAGAAGTGCTGCGCAAGTTTGATATTGCTGATTATTTTGCAAGTATCGTGAGCGGAGAAGAAGTGCCTAGCGGCAAGCCAGCGCCTGATGTTTATTTGGAGGCAGCTTTGCAGCTTGGCGTGTCACCGGCAGATTGCGTCGTTTTGGAGGATTCCCGTAACGGAGTAATCGCAGCTAAAGAGGCAGGCATGCGCTGCATCGGCTATATTAATATTCATTCTGGCGATCAGGATCTTTCCCGCGCCGATTGGATCGTTAAAGCTATTAAGGATATTCCTTTATCACAATTATAA
- a CDS encoding VOC family protein, whose amino-acid sequence MKFEHITLWTRRLDALYSFYNEQLGFQVLDRNEQSFTTVIGSTKLTFRATTDQTKPFYHFAINIPENKLAEAKRWLKGKVTLIEEEGRDEVFFASWDAGAVYFADPAGNIVEFIARHQLKNGTEHPFSFSDCLEVSELGIVAAEVIPVVRELNALGIPNWREDSEGLTPVGDEHGLFIVVKQFRKWYFSGGRQAQFYPAEVVIASLGRLEFPRVSQIHLHHT is encoded by the coding sequence ATGAAATTTGAACACATCACCTTATGGACACGCAGGCTGGATGCGCTGTATTCCTTTTATAACGAGCAGCTTGGTTTCCAGGTTCTGGATAGAAACGAGCAGTCCTTCACTACGGTCATTGGCAGCACAAAGCTTACATTTCGGGCGACAACGGACCAGACCAAGCCCTTCTATCATTTTGCCATTAATATACCGGAAAATAAGCTAGCAGAAGCGAAACGCTGGCTGAAGGGAAAAGTGACACTTATTGAGGAGGAGGGCAGAGACGAGGTGTTTTTCGCATCATGGGATGCAGGGGCCGTTTATTTTGCTGATCCTGCTGGAAATATCGTCGAGTTCATTGCCAGGCATCAGTTGAAAAATGGTACAGAGCACCCGTTCAGCTTCTCCGACTGCCTCGAAGTTAGTGAGCTGGGCATCGTTGCTGCAGAGGTCATCCCTGTCGTTCGGGAGCTAAATGCGCTGGGCATTCCCAACTGGCGGGAGGATAGCGAGGGATTAACCCCGGTCGGCGATGAGCATGGGCTATTTATTGTGGTGAAGCAATTTCGCAAATGGTATTTCTCAGGCGGCAGACAGGCGCAATTTTATCCGGCGGAAGTAGTAATCGCTTCTTTAGGACGATTGGAGTTTCCGCGGGTTTCGCAAATTCACTTGCACCATACTTAA
- a CDS encoding ATP-binding protein produces the protein MENRFDGIFKVAYDMEGVPEDCLVPKLFLQPLVENAIIHGFESGEPGEQGGLVKISGRLAEDRLVFEVSDNGKGMSPQQGADARSTESTGIGMRNVISRLALLYGE, from the coding sequence ATGGAAAATCGCTTTGATGGCATTTTTAAAGTGGCCTATGATATGGAAGGGGTACCGGAGGATTGCCTCGTTCCGAAGCTTTTTCTCCAGCCGCTAGTGGAAAATGCGATCATACATGGCTTTGAATCTGGTGAACCGGGTGAACAGGGCGGTCTTGTGAAAATTAGCGGCAGGCTGGCGGAGGATCGGCTGGTGTTCGAGGTAAGCGACAATGGAAAAGGCATGAGCCCGCAGCAGGGAGCAGACGCAAGGAGCACGGAAAGCACAGGAATCGGAATGAGAAACGTCATTTCGCGCCTGGCATTGCTGTATGGAGAGTGA
- a CDS encoding PQQ-binding-like beta-propeller repeat protein, with product MFINLSQQMKRIVAVSVTSSILACGLLGASVVFAEKPIISSTTPMYGVGSAPAVKPMWSLPLAKFDQDGRSITAALAEEGRLFALVNGGQLAAYDGTSGRQLWKYGSGLRPVLAYDQGSLYGLTTDGSVIAVTKNGSKQWTTAIGANKAESIVPIGDTIYVTQNFTLFALDRATGKLRWKVTEKDNFYSSGSSDIIVSKGVVLRNYLVQGALTSNQINAYDQATGKKLWMSFAQFSPLLVKDGLVYSVMDTFMRGDDDSSNRSLQIAVLDLVSGKKKGERVYNWTVVPEVPGQIEFGGANGSAFLDGNDLYIYQGKAVAKYHFSSYAPNGKAVQRWNAPDPKEYQPLYSIYGGKLLYQSFRDNSILALKTTSGQEVPFPFGIQPVQTDIFANGLFVARADGTLDAYNFATTKPVFSVNTGSREFDPTLKSGDMIYVRSGGTLLAVKLPASLTKS from the coding sequence ATGTTTATCAATCTTTCGCAACAAATGAAAAGGATCGTCGCGGTTAGCGTAACTTCCTCCATTCTCGCCTGCGGCTTGTTGGGAGCATCGGTTGTGTTTGCTGAGAAGCCTATTATTAGCAGCACCACCCCAATGTATGGAGTTGGCTCTGCTCCAGCAGTCAAACCAATGTGGAGCTTGCCGCTTGCGAAATTTGATCAAGATGGCCGATCCATAACAGCAGCGCTTGCAGAGGAAGGGCGGCTGTTCGCACTTGTAAATGGAGGGCAGCTTGCTGCTTATGATGGCACAAGTGGAAGACAGCTGTGGAAATATGGTTCTGGCCTGAGGCCTGTGCTCGCCTATGATCAAGGCAGCCTGTATGGTCTTACAACAGATGGCTCAGTCATTGCTGTTACCAAAAATGGCAGCAAGCAGTGGACGACAGCGATTGGTGCGAATAAAGCCGAGAGCATCGTTCCGATTGGGGATACAATTTATGTGACGCAAAATTTCACTCTTTTTGCACTAGACCGGGCAACGGGTAAGCTGCGCTGGAAAGTAACGGAGAAGGATAACTTCTACTCATCAGGATCAAGTGACATAATCGTAAGCAAAGGTGTCGTGCTGCGTAATTATTTGGTTCAAGGCGCTCTTACCTCTAATCAGATTAATGCCTACGACCAGGCAACAGGCAAAAAGCTTTGGATGTCCTTTGCTCAATTTTCCCCGCTCTTGGTCAAGGACGGGCTGGTCTACTCGGTCATGGACACATTCATGAGGGGAGATGACGATTCCAGCAATAGAAGTTTGCAAATCGCCGTCCTTGACTTAGTGTCTGGGAAGAAGAAGGGCGAGCGAGTGTACAACTGGACAGTAGTGCCTGAGGTACCTGGACAAATAGAGTTCGGAGGCGCTAATGGCTCCGCATTTCTGGACGGTAATGACCTATATATTTATCAGGGAAAAGCGGTTGCCAAATACCATTTTTCCTCGTATGCCCCAAACGGTAAAGCTGTTCAGCGGTGGAATGCGCCAGATCCTAAAGAATATCAACCGCTCTATAGCATTTATGGCGGCAAGCTGCTCTATCAGAGCTTCCGCGATAATTCCATTCTCGCTCTAAAGACGACGAGCGGGCAAGAAGTCCCGTTCCCGTTCGGTATTCAGCCCGTTCAGACGGATATTTTCGCCAACGGCTTGTTTGTTGCACGTGCAGATGGAACGCTGGATGCGTATAATTTTGCAACCACAAAGCCCGTTTTCAGCGTGAATACGGGCTCGCGCGAATTTGATCCGACGCTGAAGTCTGGCGATATGATCTATGTTCGCTCTGGCGGGACGCTGCTTGCTGTAAAGCTGCCTGCAAGCTTAACAAAGAGTTAG
- a CDS encoding HAMP domain-containing sensor histidine kinase, with the protein MNRKPGFLHVATNFVLVLSALLASWIVSFYITKAVYSAIAWTPHDLLSLLINAVLGFCFFGIGIAIVSKYFHRREHYFLNDMLEALKRISHGDFRVNLEWDFGRNNEQQRHPYVQLVDSINSMAANLKEMEELRQEFISNVSHEIGSPLTSISGFAKALKDDKLNVEQRHRYLTIIETECFRLSKLSDNLLKLAVLDSDRQPFHPITYRLDKQLVSLILACEPQWEEKNIDMSVEADELEISADEDLMSQVWLNLIHNGIKFTPEGGKIAISLTRTEDYALVRIADTGSGIDEQDHARIFERFYKADKSRGRTIGGSGLGLSIVHKIMELHRGSIAVRSKLGEGTEFTVSLPLQLDAAKA; encoded by the coding sequence GTGAACCGGAAACCGGGCTTCCTCCATGTTGCGACGAATTTTGTGCTTGTCCTGTCGGCCCTGCTCGCCAGCTGGATCGTTTCGTTTTATATAACAAAAGCCGTCTATTCGGCAATCGCATGGACCCCCCATGACTTGCTCAGTTTGCTCATAAATGCGGTGCTCGGTTTTTGTTTCTTTGGAATTGGAATTGCCATTGTGAGCAAGTATTTTCACCGGAGGGAGCATTACTTTCTGAACGACATGCTTGAAGCGCTAAAACGTATTTCACATGGCGACTTTCGGGTCAATCTGGAGTGGGATTTCGGCAGAAACAACGAACAGCAGCGGCATCCCTATGTGCAGCTCGTTGACAGCATCAATAGCATGGCGGCAAATTTGAAGGAGATGGAAGAGCTTCGGCAGGAGTTCATCTCGAATGTATCGCATGAAATCGGCTCGCCGCTTACCTCGATCAGCGGGTTTGCCAAGGCGCTAAAGGATGACAAGCTGAATGTGGAGCAGCGGCATCGATATTTGACCATTATCGAAACGGAATGCTTCCGTTTATCAAAGCTTAGCGATAATCTGCTGAAGCTGGCCGTTCTGGATTCGGATAGACAGCCGTTCCATCCGATCACTTATCGGCTGGATAAGCAGCTCGTATCGCTTATTCTCGCTTGTGAGCCGCAGTGGGAGGAGAAAAATATCGATATGAGTGTGGAAGCTGATGAGCTAGAGATCAGCGCGGACGAGGATCTGATGAGCCAGGTTTGGCTGAACCTGATTCATAATGGCATTAAATTTACTCCTGAAGGCGGGAAAATAGCGATTTCCCTCACACGCACCGAAGACTATGCGCTCGTGCGCATCGCGGATACAGGTTCAGGAATTGATGAGCAGGATCATGCACGTATTTTCGAGCGCTTTTATAAAGCAGACAAATCACGTGGCAGAACGATAGGAGGCAGCGGCCTTGGGCTGTCCATCGTCCATAAAATTATGGAGCTGCATCGCGGCTCAATAGCCGTACGCAGCAAGCTGGGAGAAGGGACCGAATTTACGGTTTCTTTGCCACTGCAATTAGATGCTGCTAAAGCTTAG
- a CDS encoding response regulator transcription factor, which yields MTRILVVDDDPHIRELIGHFLRQEGFEIVEAIDGLDALRMLADVKADMVILDIMMPGMDGWELCRKLREQTDLPLLMLTAKGEASQIVKGFTLGTDDYLVKPFDPTVLVARVKSLFRRYRIQSSQAVKVGDVTLRRDTFECRVGEQDLTLPLKEFELLFKLASYPRKTFTRDQLIEQIWGYDYEGDERTVDVHIKRLRERFPEAEHGFRISTIRGLGYRLEVLS from the coding sequence ATGACCCGAATATTAGTCGTTGATGATGATCCGCATATCCGAGAATTAATTGGTCATTTTTTGCGGCAGGAAGGCTTTGAAATCGTTGAGGCGATAGACGGTCTTGATGCGCTGCGGATGCTTGCCGATGTTAAGGCGGATATGGTGATTTTGGATATTATGATGCCGGGAATGGATGGGTGGGAGCTGTGCCGCAAGCTGCGGGAGCAGACCGACCTGCCGCTGCTGATGCTGACTGCCAAAGGAGAAGCGTCCCAGATCGTAAAGGGCTTTACGCTTGGAACGGACGACTATTTGGTTAAGCCATTTGATCCAACCGTGCTGGTCGCCCGTGTGAAATCTTTATTCAGGCGCTATCGCATTCAATCCTCGCAAGCGGTCAAAGTTGGCGATGTGACGCTGCGCCGCGATACGTTCGAGTGCCGCGTAGGTGAACAAGATCTGACCTTGCCGCTTAAAGAATTTGAGCTGCTGTTTAAGCTCGCCAGCTATCCACGCAAGACGTTCACACGCGATCAGCTGATTGAGCAGATTTGGGGCTACGATTATGAGGGCGACGAAAGAACGGTCGATGTGCATATTAAACGGCTTCGGGAGCGGTTTCCGGAGGCGGAGCATGGCTTTCGCATCAGCACGATCCGGGGACTGGGCTATCGGCTGGAGGTGCTGTCGTGA
- a CDS encoding ABC transporter permease, which produces MKSATIHPRSIRQLKKHTSLGQSIRNSLTMAYRGLLKIRRTPEQLFDVTLQPIIFTLMFAYIFGGAISGNVVDYLPVIIPGILVQTVITTSIVTGVQLREDMDKGVFDRFKSLPIARIAPLAGALLADTVRYTIATALTFSMGYILGYKPDGGLGYVIIAALIVIVCAWAISWIFAFFGVISRTASSVQGISMIVLFPLTFVSNAFVPVDTMPSWLQWFSSINPVSHLVSAVRELANNGVIGADFVFSLVGAAVIVAIFAPLTVRAYMRRT; this is translated from the coding sequence ATGAAAAGCGCGACCATCCATCCACGTAGCATCCGCCAGTTGAAAAAGCACACAAGCTTGGGACAGTCGATTCGCAACTCGCTCACGATGGCCTACAGAGGATTATTAAAAATTCGCCGCACACCGGAGCAATTATTTGACGTGACGCTTCAGCCGATCATTTTCACATTGATGTTTGCTTATATTTTTGGCGGCGCCATCTCAGGAAATGTCGTTGATTATTTGCCGGTTATTATTCCTGGTATTTTGGTGCAAACGGTAATTACGACGTCCATTGTCACGGGCGTTCAGCTGCGGGAGGACATGGATAAAGGCGTATTTGACCGCTTCAAGTCACTCCCAATAGCACGAATTGCTCCACTTGCGGGAGCTCTGCTGGCAGATACGGTGCGCTATACAATTGCGACTGCACTCACTTTTTCCATGGGTTATATTTTGGGGTATAAACCTGACGGAGGCTTAGGATACGTCATTATTGCGGCCCTTATTGTCATCGTATGTGCGTGGGCGATTAGTTGGATTTTTGCTTTTTTTGGCGTCATTTCGCGTACGGCATCCAGCGTTCAAGGTATCTCGATGATTGTGTTGTTCCCGCTCACCTTCGTGTCCAATGCTTTTGTCCCGGTTGACACGATGCCAAGCTGGCTCCAGTGGTTTTCAAGCATTAATCCGGTTTCCCATTTGGTTAGTGCCGTAAGGGAGCTTGCCAATAATGGTGTAATTGGCGCAGATTTTGTATTTTCGCTGGTCGGTGCAGCCGTCATTGTCGCGATTTTTGCTCCGCTAACGGTAAGGGCCTATATGCGCCGGACGTAG
- a CDS encoding ATP-binding cassette domain-containing protein: MTVNDRYKEEIGKKGGDWAVEASGLVKMFGSNRAVDGVDLNVRAGTIYGVLGPNGAGKTTTIRMLATLLRPDAGSARIFGYDVAKDPQIVRQLIGVTGQYASVDEALSATENLVIFSRLLGLGRSEAKHRTAELLEEFGLTEAAKRPLKHFSGGMRRRLDLAASLIAQPPLIFLDEPTTGLDPRTRTQMWDTIRRLVKTGSTVLLTTQYLDEADQLADRIAVIDRGQVVAEGTVDELKTSIGTSSLQLKIQNPQDIAATREIMEQVLMVESMVSGDHAKITAPLADIDKVTDLLVALREAGIYLAEMSVQKPTLDEVFLTITGHGVKDHASLSSEPSNKKEEAVV, from the coding sequence ATGACAGTAAATGATCGATATAAAGAAGAAATAGGGAAGAAGGGCGGCGATTGGGCAGTTGAAGCGAGTGGACTTGTGAAGATGTTTGGCAGCAATCGCGCGGTAGATGGCGTAGATTTGAACGTGCGCGCCGGAACGATTTATGGTGTGCTTGGACCTAATGGAGCAGGCAAAACAACGACCATTAGAATGCTCGCCACGCTATTGCGCCCCGATGCCGGCTCGGCACGCATCTTCGGGTACGACGTGGCGAAGGACCCGCAAATCGTAAGGCAATTAATCGGGGTGACAGGCCAATACGCATCAGTCGACGAAGCGCTCAGCGCTACGGAAAACTTGGTTATATTTTCACGGCTGTTAGGGCTTGGGCGATCAGAGGCTAAGCACAGGACGGCGGAGCTGTTGGAGGAATTCGGACTAACGGAAGCGGCGAAGCGTCCTTTGAAGCATTTTTCCGGTGGCATGCGGCGTCGGTTGGATTTGGCTGCCAGCCTTATTGCACAGCCGCCACTTATTTTTCTGGATGAACCGACGACAGGACTTGATCCTCGTACACGTACACAAATGTGGGATACGATCCGCCGGCTAGTGAAGACCGGCTCAACGGTGCTTTTAACGACGCAATACCTGGATGAGGCTGATCAGCTGGCTGATCGAATTGCGGTTATTGATCGCGGCCAGGTCGTTGCAGAAGGGACGGTCGATGAGCTGAAAACATCCATCGGCACTTCCTCGCTGCAATTAAAAATTCAAAATCCTCAGGACATTGCGGCCACCCGCGAAATCATGGAACAAGTGCTTATGGTCGAATCTATGGTGTCTGGGGACCATGCAAAAATTACAGCGCCGCTAGCGGATATTGACAAGGTTACCGACCTGCTGGTTGCGCTTCGGGAGGCGGGCATTTATTTGGCGGAGATGAGTGTACAGAAGCCTACACTTGACGAGGTGTTTTTAACGATTACAGGCCATGGTGTGAAAGACCATGCATCATTGTCATCCGAACCATCCAATAAGAAAGAGGAGGCAGTCGTATGA